One genomic segment of Panicum virgatum strain AP13 chromosome 2N, P.virgatum_v5, whole genome shotgun sequence includes these proteins:
- the LOC120658612 gene encoding mitochondrial import inner membrane translocase subunit TIM17-2-like → MGTPETSREPCPDRILDDVGGAFGMGAVGGSVFHFLKGAYNTPNGMRLSGGAQAVRMNAPRVGGSFAVWGGLFSTFDCAMVYARQKEDPWNSIVAGAATGGFLSMRQGAGAAGRSALMGGILLALIEGAGLMLNRVLVNPPLPAEDPNLTAAMGPGGFPGLPQAPLVVAPPEAASSGGAGGWFGGLFGKKEEEKASSSGGKSEILESFDTPSTPIPSFEYK, encoded by the coding sequence ATGGGGACGCCGGAGACGTCGCGCGAGCCGTGCCCGGACCGGATCCTGGACGACGTGGGCGGCGCGTTCGGGATGGGCGCCGTCGGCGGCTCCGTCTTCCACTTCCTCAAGGGCGCCTACAACACCCCCAACGGGATGCGCCTGTCGGGCGGCGCGCAGGCCGTGCGCATGAACGCGCCGCGGGTGGGGGGCAGCTTCGCCGTCTGGGGCGGCCTCTTCTCCACCTTCGACTGCGCCATGGTCTACGCGCGCCAGAAGGAGGACCCCTGGAACTCCATCGTAGCTGGCGCCGCCACGGGCGGCTTTCTATCCATGCGCCAGGGCGCGGGGGCCGCGGGGCGGTCGGCGCTCATGGGCGGGATCCTCCTTGCCCTCATCGAGGGCGCCGGGCTCATGCTCAACCGCGTCCTGGTAAacccgccgctgcccgccgagGATCCCAACCTCACCGCGGCCATGGGTCCCGGAGGGTTCCCGGGCCTCCCGCAGGCGCCGCTGGTCGTGGCGCCTCCTGAGGCCGCGAGCTCCGGCGGTGCGGGTGGCTGGTTTGGGGGGCTGTTCGgcaagaaggaggaggagaaggccaGCTCGAGCGGGGGCAAGTCGGAGATCCTGGAGAGCTTCGACACACCGAGCACCCCGATACCATCATTCGAGTATAAGTGA
- the LOC120658642 gene encoding uncharacterized protein LOC120658642 → MGRWLKPDVYPLIAAMSFVTGICVFQLTRNVLMNPDVRVSKSNRQSAVLDNADEGQRYSQHAFRRFLSTQRPEVFPTLNRFFSESSSAGDK, encoded by the exons ATGGGCCGTTGGCTGAAGCCAGAT GTGTACCCGCTGATCGCGGCCATGTCGTTCGTGACGGGGATATGCGTGTTCCAGCTCACCCGGAACGTGCTCATGAACCCGGACGTGCGGGTGAGCAAGAGCAACCGCCAGAGCGCCGTGCTGGACAACGCCGACGAGGGGCAGCGCTACAGCCAGCACGCGTTCCGCCGCTTCCTCAGCACGCAGCGCCCGGAGGTCTTCCCCACGCTCAACCGATTCTTCTCCGAGTCGTCGTCCGCGGGCGACAAGTGA